Proteins encoded by one window of Erwinia pyrifoliae DSM 12163:
- a CDS encoding HrpJ domain-containing protein: MEIRRSYQPGSLPPTMDGQDESYSDLTGKSFSKSESTDQNEILSNIAEELADTVSTFGRASKFGRKNDSFDNDTVSAILEENAEEKIFILIKQITKFQGQTSILNYARQFFPNEWDLFQALREILLSRKLSELQKKKVREALVDLRNFGDQKKIKSSINVAFVARRFSENRNGNKVTAKELRNSYLRFLELEVPATYIYHDWIDEFGFNNRKRVLLFTRSALIADMKANEPGLHVNEFGPISARISDARILHTLDLKLTSSFKDFAFSSFAGHSEILFSEEHILTLFLTGLINCDALGPVFDKFKNDFMYGMTLNRQAIAVQMIKNVYNLTPEFLYANLAYQEATIDFLTEELNSLHEKERNLVTYDRCFR, translated from the coding sequence ATGGAAATCAGGCGTTCATATCAGCCAGGCTCGCTACCTCCAACTATGGATGGCCAAGATGAAAGTTATTCCGATTTAACTGGTAAGTCATTTTCAAAATCAGAATCGACAGATCAAAATGAGATATTGAGTAATATCGCTGAGGAGTTGGCAGATACAGTTAGTACCTTTGGTCGGGCCAGTAAGTTTGGGCGAAAAAATGACAGTTTTGACAATGACACTGTTTCAGCTATTCTTGAAGAAAATGCTGAAGAGAAGATCTTCATTTTGATAAAACAAATTACAAAATTCCAGGGTCAAACATCTATTCTTAATTATGCACGTCAGTTTTTTCCGAATGAATGGGATTTGTTTCAGGCATTGCGTGAAATACTCTTAAGCCGGAAACTATCTGAATTACAGAAGAAAAAGGTCAGGGAAGCGCTTGTCGATTTGAGGAATTTTGGCGATCAAAAAAAAATAAAATCGTCCATAAACGTGGCTTTTGTAGCCAGACGATTTAGTGAAAATAGAAATGGGAATAAAGTAACAGCTAAAGAACTGCGTAATAGTTATCTTCGTTTCCTTGAGCTTGAAGTACCTGCGACTTACATTTACCACGACTGGATTGATGAATTTGGTTTCAATAATCGTAAACGTGTATTATTATTTACCCGTTCTGCACTTATCGCTGATATGAAGGCCAATGAACCAGGGCTTCATGTAAATGAATTTGGACCGATTTCTGCAAGGATTTCTGATGCACGTATACTTCACACGCTCGATCTAAAGCTAACCAGTAGCTTTAAAGACTTTGCATTTAGTAGCTTTGCGGGACATAGCGAAATATTATTTAGTGAAGAACATATATTAACTCTTTTTTTAACGGGATTAATCAATTGTGATGCTCTAGGTCCGGTTTTTGATAAGTTCAAAAATGACTTTATGTATGGGATGACTTTGAACAGGCAGGCGATTGCGGTTCAGATGATCAAAAACGTTTATAACCTTACTCCTGAATTTCTTTATGCGAACCTCGCCTATCAAGAAGCCACAATCGATTTTTTAACCGAAGAGTTGAACTCGCTACATGAAAAAGAGCGCAATTTAGTGACTTATGATAGATGTTTTCGATGA
- a CDS encoding winged helix-turn-helix domain-containing protein: MDDSKIYFLDFTFNPKARTLKNREKTIQLRKKQADVLILLCAKYPEPVSQKDFLAGAWGGGYVTPQSIAQVIRSLRLSLDDINKNIIVTIPKLGYQFTAKPSDEEPVMNDHLENMTSKSRMGENRTAYETCTEDGEKIIYSGLTINEASGVKKTHTPRKNFKLRKAFFYSMVVMLAVLLLHLFVAQSAPLNVGINKKFQYRELNELNIRG, from the coding sequence ATGGATGACTCGAAAATCTACTTCCTTGATTTCACCTTTAATCCAAAGGCAAGGACGTTGAAAAATAGAGAAAAAACAATTCAGCTTAGAAAAAAACAGGCCGATGTTCTTATTCTTCTATGTGCCAAATATCCAGAGCCTGTGTCGCAAAAAGATTTTTTGGCTGGAGCATGGGGCGGGGGGTATGTAACGCCACAGAGTATCGCACAGGTTATTCGCTCGCTAAGACTAAGCTTAGACGATATTAATAAAAATATTATTGTAACCATCCCTAAGTTGGGATATCAGTTTACTGCTAAACCCTCCGATGAAGAACCTGTAATGAATGATCATTTGGAAAACATGACATCTAAAAGCAGGATGGGAGAAAATAGAACCGCTTACGAAACTTGCACTGAAGATGGTGAAAAAATCATATATTCTGGTTTGACCATAAATGAAGCCAGTGGCGTGAAAAAAACTCATACGCCTAGAAAAAACTTCAAATTAAGGAAGGCATTTTTTTATAGCATGGTTGTGATGTTGGCAGTGCTACTTTTACATTTATTCGTTGCGCAAAGTGCCCCCCTTAATGTCGGAATCAATAAAAAATTCCAATACAGAGAGTTAAATGAACTGAACATTCGTGGATGA
- the sctI gene encoding type III secretion system inner rod subunit SctI: MKYHPEILSSLTRLAPDTLNNGVETTVISHDQSFNDLVFSSFKDFSENNIHHKSMINKLTESSQLTGDPEYLLKLQSYIGEYTNYISLVTSIARKGISAIETLEKSQ; this comes from the coding sequence ATGAAATATCACCCTGAGATTTTATCTTCATTAACACGATTAGCACCTGACACACTAAATAATGGCGTTGAAACTACGGTTATTTCACATGACCAATCATTTAACGATCTTGTCTTCAGCTCATTTAAGGATTTCAGCGAAAATAATATACATCATAAAAGCATGATTAATAAGTTAACTGAATCGTCTCAATTGACTGGTGACCCTGAGTATCTTCTAAAGTTGCAAAGTTATATCGGCGAATATACTAATTATATTTCCTTAGTCACCAGCATTGCACGTAAAGGAATCAGCGCTATTGAAACTCTGGAAAAATCACAATAA
- a CDS encoding EscV/YscV/HrcV family type III secretion system export apparatus protein: protein MLSNFIGQMRTRPELIVLLMMIMVVVMLIIPLPTYLVDFFIALNLTMALLIFIGSFYINRILDFSTFPSMIMISTIFRLAISISTSRLVLTDADAGKIISSFGEFVIAESLVVGMVIFFIVTVVQFIVITKGSERIAEVAARFSLDAMPGKQMSIDADLKAGVIDEKEVRRRRSDLEAESQLYGALDGAMKFIKGDAIAGIIIILVNLLGGLAIGVVQKGMNISHALSIYALLTIGEALVAQIPALLISISGGLIVTRVNNNENTNLGAKILQDLFLNKSTLVITAILAVTLGLLPGFPLIVFLLLAIILLGVFYKDKYNKNKNNSLDPDDSEVAEQSTVKSKPVVIDGEYIPETVPLIVSSWNGYEKYFAKNNFSSLLKRHFFIEYGVRLPDLIMNYDQHVEQGKLTVAINEIQVASYDFFPEMHKVLFRGDELKLIDDNVKVVNTSHGKTYWIPEERHETALKLGFYSRDAVNEFYSCISTLLVHNISEFFGIQEAKTLLDDLEKKYPDLLKECYRNNTVQRITEVFQRLLKERISIRNMRLILEALVQWAPKEKDPIMLVEHVRGVLARYISSRFSAEGRIRTVVMSHDMESIIRDGIRQTSGGTFVNLPPLETENIIKSLEICLQNNRVNARDIILMVSMDIRRFAKTIIEGTYSELDVLSFSEVSAGVEIDVIGSLENYSEAVNEI, encoded by the coding sequence ATGTTAAGTAATTTTATTGGGCAAATGCGAACACGTCCTGAGCTGATCGTCTTGCTGATGATGATTATGGTCGTCGTTATGTTGATAATTCCACTGCCAACATACTTGGTCGATTTTTTTATCGCACTAAATTTGACAATGGCATTATTGATATTCATCGGCTCTTTCTATATAAACAGAATTTTGGATTTTTCGACGTTCCCATCGATGATTATGATCAGTACCATATTTCGTCTGGCTATTTCTATCAGTACTAGCCGCTTAGTTCTAACCGACGCGGATGCTGGTAAAATTATTTCGAGTTTCGGTGAATTCGTTATTGCAGAAAGTCTTGTAGTTGGGATGGTTATTTTCTTTATCGTCACTGTAGTGCAGTTTATCGTCATTACAAAAGGCTCTGAGCGTATTGCCGAGGTTGCAGCCCGCTTTTCTTTAGATGCCATGCCGGGTAAGCAAATGAGTATTGATGCTGACCTTAAAGCAGGCGTGATCGATGAAAAAGAGGTCAGACGGCGCCGTAGCGATCTGGAGGCAGAAAGTCAGCTTTATGGTGCTCTGGATGGCGCAATGAAGTTTATCAAAGGCGATGCTATCGCCGGGATAATTATTATTTTAGTTAACCTGCTTGGAGGACTTGCTATTGGTGTAGTGCAGAAAGGGATGAATATATCACATGCTTTGTCCATATATGCATTGTTGACTATTGGTGAGGCTTTAGTTGCCCAAATCCCCGCATTACTGATCTCAATAAGCGGTGGATTGATTGTAACGCGCGTAAATAATAATGAAAATACAAATTTAGGTGCTAAGATACTGCAAGATCTTTTTCTCAATAAGTCAACCTTAGTGATAACAGCAATATTAGCCGTTACATTAGGCTTATTGCCCGGATTCCCATTAATTGTATTTCTTTTACTGGCTATTATTCTACTTGGGGTCTTTTATAAGGATAAATACAATAAAAATAAGAATAACAGTCTTGATCCAGATGACTCAGAGGTTGCAGAACAGTCCACTGTCAAAAGTAAGCCTGTAGTTATAGATGGAGAATACATTCCTGAGACTGTTCCGCTTATTGTGAGTTCCTGGAATGGATATGAAAAATATTTTGCCAAGAATAATTTTTCTTCTTTACTGAAACGCCATTTTTTTATCGAGTATGGCGTTCGTCTGCCTGATTTGATTATGAATTATGACCAGCATGTTGAACAGGGGAAGTTGACTGTTGCTATCAATGAAATACAGGTCGCAAGTTATGATTTTTTCCCTGAAATGCACAAAGTTCTTTTCAGAGGAGATGAGTTAAAATTAATAGATGACAACGTAAAGGTGGTAAATACTTCCCATGGAAAAACCTACTGGATACCTGAGGAAAGACATGAAACAGCTTTGAAACTCGGATTTTACTCAAGGGATGCAGTTAACGAATTTTACTCCTGTATATCTACGTTACTCGTTCATAATATTTCTGAGTTTTTTGGTATTCAGGAAGCCAAAACGTTGCTTGACGACCTTGAGAAGAAATATCCTGACTTGCTTAAAGAGTGCTACCGAAATAATACAGTTCAACGAATCACTGAAGTGTTTCAACGGTTACTCAAGGAGCGTATTTCAATCAGAAATATGCGTTTGATTCTCGAGGCTTTAGTCCAGTGGGCTCCTAAGGAGAAAGATCCAATTATGCTGGTTGAACATGTACGTGGAGTTTTAGCACGCTATATTTCAAGCCGATTCTCAGCTGAAGGTCGTATCAGAACTGTGGTGATGTCGCATGATATGGAGAGTATTATCCGCGACGGAATCCGCCAGACTTCTGGGGGTACATTCGTCAATCTGCCGCCATTGGAAACAGAAAATATAATAAAATCTCTCGAAATCTGCTTGCAAAACAATAGGGTAAATGCAAGAGACATTATTCTAATGGTATCTATGGATATCAGACGCTTTGCTAAAACCATCATCGAAGGGACTTATTCAGAATTAGATGTACTCTCTTTTAGTGAGGTCTCTGCCGGCGTAGAAATTGACGTCATTGGTTCATTAGAAAACTATAGTGAGGCTGTAAATGAAATATGA
- the sctC gene encoding type III secretion system outer membrane ring subunit SctC has protein sequence MNKNCVKKITFKFLIIIVSLFFSNHALADFLNREAARNSIAEKSEAPYEADNIYVASDNSIQQIFNVIAGEIHKPVIVSSNAAKKRITGNFDLNDPRKLLAKLAARTGLIWYDDGSSIYVYDVNEIKNSVIRLSYATFDRLVAYLKTSELYDVRFPLRSDGQSGSFYVSGPPVYVELITAAAKYIDSSYSRPGTGEATVRVIKLKNSFVNDRNYTQRDTPLTIPGVASVLNKLLNNSGRLSVLRGVRISVDEENQNVNDSATSKRRGDFKSFMPDFSNEEVEADNHGSDTASNDSVNIVAYSDTNSLLVMGTERQVSFVEDIIQAIDIAKRQIQLSLWIIDISKEDINELGVQWSGSAKIGSTGVIFGTSSLTPESSINFLADVSALVESGSAQVISRPEILTQENVPALFDNNSSFYAKLVGERNSSLEKITYGTMISVLPRLAEHQQEIEMILNIHDGNVPRDASGASAHVDSLPVISNTQISTEARVPLGYSLLVGGYSRNQDEYHNIGIPLLRDIPYLGKIFDYSYTSQTKMVRLFLIHPELLENGETWHGPQNTNPVVGLTSEGKELTLKSTVSMLRKIMNQK, from the coding sequence ATGAATAAAAATTGTGTCAAAAAAATAACCTTTAAATTTCTGATTATTATTGTTTCGCTGTTTTTCAGTAATCATGCGCTCGCAGACTTTCTCAATAGAGAGGCAGCACGCAACAGTATAGCCGAAAAAAGTGAAGCCCCTTATGAGGCAGACAATATTTATGTGGCCAGTGATAATAGCATCCAGCAAATTTTTAATGTCATTGCAGGAGAAATACATAAACCTGTCATCGTAAGCAGTAACGCTGCTAAAAAGCGTATTACAGGAAATTTCGACCTCAACGATCCCAGAAAACTGTTGGCTAAGTTGGCTGCTCGAACAGGACTTATTTGGTACGATGATGGTAGTTCGATATATGTTTACGATGTCAATGAAATAAAGAATAGCGTGATTCGTCTGTCATATGCGACCTTCGACCGATTGGTTGCTTATTTGAAAACATCAGAGCTATATGACGTGCGTTTCCCGCTACGTTCTGACGGACAATCAGGTTCATTTTATGTCTCAGGGCCACCAGTGTATGTAGAGCTTATCACGGCGGCAGCAAAATATATTGATTCGTCTTATTCAAGGCCCGGCACCGGCGAAGCGACCGTGCGCGTGATAAAACTGAAAAACTCCTTCGTTAACGATCGTAACTATACACAAAGAGATACTCCACTCACCATACCAGGGGTGGCTTCAGTATTGAATAAGTTACTTAATAATTCAGGAAGACTCTCAGTATTGAGAGGTGTAAGAATAAGCGTAGATGAAGAAAACCAAAATGTGAACGATTCAGCTACGTCGAAGAGGAGAGGTGACTTTAAATCTTTTATGCCGGATTTCTCTAACGAAGAAGTGGAGGCTGACAACCACGGATCTGATACGGCAAGTAATGATTCAGTCAATATAGTTGCTTATTCAGATACCAACAGTTTGCTTGTCATGGGTACTGAGCGACAGGTCAGTTTCGTAGAAGATATAATACAAGCTATAGACATTGCTAAACGACAAATTCAACTCTCATTATGGATAATAGACATTTCAAAAGAAGATATTAACGAATTAGGTGTTCAGTGGAGCGGTTCTGCAAAGATAGGTAGTACAGGCGTTATATTCGGCACCAGTTCATTGACACCAGAAAGTAGTATAAATTTCCTAGCAGATGTTTCTGCATTAGTTGAATCAGGATCTGCACAGGTTATTTCCCGGCCTGAAATTCTGACGCAGGAAAATGTGCCCGCTCTTTTTGATAATAATAGTAGCTTTTATGCCAAGCTGGTAGGAGAAAGGAACTCTTCTTTAGAGAAAATAACCTATGGAACTATGATAAGCGTACTACCGCGTCTGGCAGAACATCAGCAGGAGATCGAGATGATACTTAATATCCATGATGGCAACGTACCTCGGGATGCTAGTGGGGCTTCTGCTCATGTCGATAGTCTGCCGGTAATTAGTAACACGCAAATTAGTACTGAAGCACGAGTTCCTTTGGGATATAGCTTACTGGTAGGAGGTTATAGCCGTAATCAGGATGAATACCATAATATAGGAATACCATTATTACGGGATATTCCTTATTTAGGAAAGATATTTGACTATAGTTACACAAGCCAAACAAAGATGGTCCGCTTGTTTCTCATTCATCCAGAGTTATTGGAAAACGGTGAAACATGGCATGGACCTCAGAATACGAATCCGGTTGTTGGCCTAACATCTGAAGGTAAAGAGTTGACGTTGAAATCAACAGTATCAATGTTACGTAAAATTATGAACCAAAAATGA
- a CDS encoding helix-turn-helix domain-containing protein: protein MGNFYSNGVQFRGAKRFLLNSDGNRPVTTVDLTGNDVIEFSNSLVFAKPLNESSYLGFSSDGNRIDGELRINQSSVFASLDTMKIKVTGDWLFEQLSMPQVAILISFLDYHDNPCRIIHSKTGNYYDESLIIQNDRFYISKVNYSGRCLVALLIGRRLRSVDYGIENLFNFVRRIENYWISHFLLSQFLKEEKDSSADRLYNASKSYGVSESYFRKLCHNTFSRGPKKQLRIWRASYSALQLIEKDNSIATIAGNNGYASSSHFSSEIKSIFGIRPREFKDLKGFFYE, encoded by the coding sequence ATGGGTAATTTTTATTCTAATGGTGTTCAGTTTAGAGGAGCTAAACGATTTCTCCTAAACAGTGATGGAAATAGACCTGTGACTACTGTGGATCTTACGGGGAATGACGTTATTGAATTCAGTAACTCTCTAGTTTTCGCGAAACCATTGAATGAGTCATCTTATTTAGGTTTTTCTTCAGATGGCAATCGAATCGATGGGGAGCTTAGAATCAACCAATCCAGCGTGTTTGCATCTCTTGATACTATGAAGATAAAGGTTACCGGAGACTGGTTATTTGAACAGCTGTCTATGCCGCAGGTTGCAATACTCATTTCATTTTTGGATTATCATGATAATCCTTGTCGAATTATACACTCCAAAACAGGAAATTACTATGATGAATCTTTGATAATCCAGAATGATCGCTTTTACATTTCCAAAGTAAATTATAGCGGCAGATGTCTGGTAGCACTGCTTATTGGCAGAAGGTTAAGGTCTGTTGATTACGGAATAGAAAATCTTTTCAATTTCGTCAGAAGGATTGAAAATTATTGGATATCACACTTCCTGTTATCTCAGTTTTTGAAAGAAGAAAAAGACAGCAGTGCGGACAGGTTGTATAACGCTAGCAAGAGTTATGGCGTATCAGAGTCTTATTTCAGGAAGCTTTGCCATAATACATTTTCTCGCGGGCCAAAAAAACAGTTACGCATCTGGAGAGCTTCTTATAGTGCTTTGCAACTGATAGAAAAGGATAATTCGATAGCAACCATTGCCGGGAATAATGGATATGCATCGTCCTCGCATTTTTCAAGTGAAATAAAGTCGATTTTTGGAATTCGGCCACGAGAATTTAAAGACTTGAAAGGGTTTTTTTATGAATAA
- a CDS encoding PrgH/EprH family type III secretion apparatus protein, translating to MISNVKDSNTTKSIYCNNTNFTLKILFGPMFGCELHLTSEDYFIIIDSESSIRHKNPESALASVHSAHYASNTLYIPCNLPSPNILLQLSKSFQGDEGISVDIVINQPTHSYQVVLHENEIFTDEHVRFAFKRNDEEWHENISNYSFHQAQQAGLEHNKSHHLKITNLRLISLVSVILMVTLFITAGYFYKTNEYENHVSTLNDSLSGISFPFDIVKDRDSKFIYILVSKLHEMEWLKEALVKLQENSSVVPVWITQQKKIVVSQLLQVGYPILQLAYSRPSQPVIAVYRQLTLDEEESLKTTVLEFIPYATDVEIIIKSKEQLLSEARNGLDSLNIQYRQIITNTGYSLIIRDALSDVIISTLRHFIQEFELKWGNKIVNFSVNLDENWLLNKSYIDSTNGYLFLNPHHWYFPLNSGEINNDRSVQR from the coding sequence ATGATCAGCAATGTAAAAGATTCAAATACGACTAAATCCATTTACTGCAATAACACAAACTTTACCTTAAAGATTCTCTTCGGGCCTATGTTCGGCTGCGAACTGCATCTTACCTCCGAAGATTACTTTATTATCATAGACTCTGAGTCTTCAATCCGGCATAAAAACCCGGAATCTGCTTTAGCCTCAGTTCATTCAGCACATTACGCTTCTAATACGCTTTATATACCCTGTAATTTACCTTCGCCTAATATTTTGCTACAATTATCGAAAAGTTTTCAGGGTGATGAAGGTATAAGTGTTGATATCGTAATTAATCAGCCAACCCATAGTTACCAAGTAGTACTACATGAAAATGAAATCTTTACTGATGAACATGTCCGGTTTGCCTTCAAACGCAATGATGAAGAATGGCATGAAAACATCAGTAATTATAGTTTTCACCAGGCACAACAAGCAGGTCTTGAACACAACAAATCGCACCACTTAAAAATAACTAATCTTCGGTTAATCTCATTAGTGTCGGTCATACTCATGGTTACTCTTTTTATTACAGCTGGTTATTTTTATAAAACTAATGAATACGAAAATCATGTATCAACATTAAATGATTCGCTCTCAGGAATTTCATTCCCATTTGATATTGTTAAAGACAGGGATAGTAAATTTATATACATATTAGTCTCCAAACTACATGAAATGGAATGGCTGAAAGAAGCTCTGGTCAAACTTCAGGAAAATTCCAGTGTCGTTCCTGTCTGGATCACTCAACAAAAAAAAATTGTCGTATCTCAATTGCTTCAGGTTGGCTACCCTATATTACAGCTTGCATACAGCAGACCTTCGCAGCCTGTTATTGCCGTATATCGCCAATTAACCCTAGACGAAGAGGAGTCTTTGAAAACAACGGTATTGGAATTTATTCCTTACGCAACAGATGTGGAAATAATTATCAAATCTAAAGAACAACTTCTGTCTGAAGCTCGCAATGGTTTGGACAGTCTAAACATTCAGTACCGCCAGATCATTACAAATACAGGTTATAGTTTAATTATTCGTGATGCCCTGAGCGATGTTATTATTAGTACTTTAAGACATTTCATTCAGGAATTCGAGCTCAAATGGGGGAATAAAATAGTCAACTTTTCTGTCAATCTTGATGAAAACTGGCTGCTAAATAAGTCTTACATTGATTCAACTAATGGCTACCTTTTTTTAAATCCCCATCACTGGTACTTCCCATTGAATTCTGGAGAAATAAATAATGACAGATCCGTTCAAAGATAA
- a CDS encoding oxidoreductase gives MFIREEKLLKILYRPADYTHPTYITDNLLQKFISQDVLLNYWLISYYKLEDLPSLWQADDTMLLLVLTQWEHMPVTAHLVGGYLLRARLLSQCAVLMSDSRLLAFISLPLIPHISSLTLPRSVDTIALGVAFILSQIRPLPLALMRRLLMSFPTDIKLPQLHIERTLGHHNLLKMAINYAIHFK, from the coding sequence ATGTTTATTAGAGAAGAAAAACTGCTAAAAATTTTATATCGTCCAGCAGATTACACCCATCCTACGTACATCACTGATAACCTTCTACAAAAGTTTATATCCCAGGATGTACTGTTAAATTATTGGCTTATTTCTTACTACAAACTTGAGGATTTGCCTTCACTTTGGCAAGCTGATGACACTATGTTGTTACTTGTCCTGACTCAATGGGAGCATATGCCTGTTACTGCTCATTTGGTTGGGGGTTATCTTTTACGAGCTCGGCTCCTCAGCCAATGTGCAGTACTGATGTCAGATTCTCGGTTACTCGCATTTATTTCTCTGCCATTAATCCCTCATATTTCATCACTCACATTACCACGAAGTGTTGATACTATAGCTTTGGGAGTTGCTTTTATCCTCAGTCAGATTCGCCCACTACCTCTTGCACTCATGAGGCGCCTACTTATGAGCTTCCCTACAGACATTAAGTTGCCGCAGCTCCATATAGAGAGAACACTTGGACACCATAATCTTTTAAAGATGGCAATTAACTATGCGATTCATTTCAAGTAA
- the ycgZ gene encoding regulatory protein YcgZ — MRLDGSNPMIENDISRYFVEVIMPSQQETLGQIVVEILRSGRHLNRKAICSKLLTRLELASGPEQERHYQQLIGILFGRAD, encoded by the coding sequence ATGCGTCTGGACGGTTCCAATCCTATGATTGAAAATGACATCAGCCGTTACTTCGTTGAGGTGATCATGCCCTCTCAGCAAGAAACACTTGGCCAGATAGTGGTTGAAATTTTGCGTTCAGGACGTCATTTAAACCGTAAAGCGATTTGTTCAAAACTGTTGACGCGACTGGAACTGGCTTCTGGCCCAGAGCAGGAGCGCCACTATCAACAATTGATAGGCATACTGTTCGGACGTGCTGACTGA
- the sctJ gene encoding type III secretion system inner membrane ring lipoprotein SctJ produces the protein MTSKYLHILFVLISAGSISGCNNEKLLENLTQEQTNQVLAILQQHNISAQKSGAVKDGFAISVSQQENTAALSIINQYQLPWSAEIQIAQAFPESALVASPNAEQTRVLSLLEQRLGQSLRIINQVVNARVHISYPGVRSDKGNKTLSHVGVLISYKGEIDDNLFISQIKSLIKNSLSDVRYENISVVLFDAPVIQYSTPMKASRSRLWFWLIPLVICTVLAIFTLFYLINKSPGRSIIENLTPTKPNDKKES, from the coding sequence ATGACGAGTAAATATCTCCACATACTTTTCGTTTTAATATCGGCCGGATCAATATCTGGCTGTAATAACGAGAAGCTACTTGAAAATCTTACTCAAGAGCAAACTAATCAAGTATTAGCCATTTTACAGCAGCATAATATCTCTGCTCAAAAAAGCGGTGCTGTAAAAGATGGTTTTGCTATCAGCGTTAGTCAACAAGAAAACACAGCCGCTCTTTCGATTATTAACCAATATCAGCTTCCTTGGTCAGCAGAAATTCAGATTGCCCAAGCATTTCCGGAAAGCGCTCTTGTCGCCTCACCAAACGCTGAACAGACAAGGGTCCTTTCTTTACTTGAACAGAGATTAGGCCAGTCACTGCGGATTATCAACCAAGTAGTCAATGCACGCGTACATATCAGCTATCCCGGTGTCCGAAGTGATAAAGGAAATAAAACTCTATCTCATGTTGGTGTACTCATCTCTTATAAAGGGGAGATAGATGATAATCTTTTCATCTCTCAAATCAAATCCCTTATAAAGAACAGCCTAAGTGATGTACGTTATGAAAATATTTCAGTGGTTCTGTTCGATGCACCTGTTATCCAATATTCTACGCCGATGAAAGCATCGAGATCACGACTGTGGTTCTGGCTTATACCTCTAGTAATCTGTACTGTTTTAGCGATATTTACACTTTTTTATCTAATAAATAAGTCACCCGGTCGTTCCATTATCGAGAACCTTACGCCGACAAAGCCAAATGATAAAAAGGAGTCATAA
- the sctF gene encoding type III secretion system needle filament subunit SctF: MTDPFKDNATSSAKDGHFLDEISAAFESGAKNMMEALNLAQSNLELNPSDPSVLASYQAKLQEYTLFRNAQTSTIKAYKDIAAAIIQNFR, translated from the coding sequence ATGACAGATCCGTTCAAAGATAATGCTACATCCAGTGCCAAAGATGGGCATTTTTTAGATGAGATTTCTGCTGCGTTCGAAAGTGGGGCTAAAAATATGATGGAAGCCCTCAATCTTGCACAAAGTAATCTTGAACTTAATCCTTCTGATCCTTCAGTATTGGCTAGCTATCAGGCAAAGCTTCAAGAATATACTCTATTTCGTAACGCCCAAACCAGCACTATAAAAGCCTATAAAGATATTGCTGCTGCAATTATACAAAACTTCCGTTAA